In Fusibacter sp. A1, the following are encoded in one genomic region:
- a CDS encoding nitroreductase family protein yields the protein MNIVETINNRLSTRSFKTESIGYELLEKIRKYSEELEVPFNHSVEICCFKASPSKKLYTVFNAPEDNIAFISETDYVSISKAGFIGELLILYATSLGISTCWYGHYHLGELEQNMPHLGVHKGVGNKKFGYGKGPVEGRRTICISPLAYWNPNGLRLLDRIQKQRISYNRKPIEELLVGELSKEDISPKILFALDLARKAPSAGNGQFWRFEVMENQKKITVAMPIGYKHIKWEHPNVDIGIAACHLWLGLLEQGITSNITVHEDQGRAVWTFDLDM from the coding sequence ATGAATATAGTAGAAACCATTAATAATCGGTTATCGACAAGAAGTTTTAAAACAGAATCCATAGGATATGAGTTATTGGAGAAGATAAGAAAGTATTCAGAAGAACTGGAAGTGCCATTTAATCACTCTGTTGAGATTTGTTGTTTTAAAGCAAGTCCATCAAAGAAGCTTTATACCGTGTTTAATGCACCAGAGGATAATATTGCATTCATAAGTGAGACTGATTATGTATCAATTTCTAAGGCTGGTTTTATAGGCGAATTGCTTATATTGTATGCAACTAGCTTAGGTATATCCACCTGTTGGTATGGTCATTATCATTTAGGGGAATTAGAACAAAACATGCCTCATCTTGGTGTTCATAAAGGCGTTGGAAATAAAAAGTTTGGTTATGGAAAAGGACCTGTGGAAGGGCGAAGAACAATATGTATCTCGCCACTAGCTTACTGGAATCCAAATGGATTGAGGCTGCTAGATAGAATACAAAAACAACGAATTAGTTATAATAGAAAACCAATTGAAGAATTATTGGTTGGAGAATTATCAAAAGAGGATATATCTCCAAAAATTCTTTTCGCACTAGATTTAGCACGAAAAGCGCCATCGGCAGGTAATGGTCAATTTTGGCGGTTTGAGGTAATGGAAAATCAAAAAAAAATTACTGTAGCTATGCCGATTGGTTATAAACATATTAAGTGGGAACATCCCAATGTGGATATTGGAATTGCAGCCTGTCATTTATGGTTGGGATTATTAGAACAAGGAATCACTAGTAATATTACTGTTCATGAAGATCAGGGACGAGCTGTTTGGACATTTGATTTAGACATGTAA
- a CDS encoding DUF1858 domain-containing protein produces the protein MTKIKATNNVYEITKAHPEVIEVMVGLGFSHILRPGIVHTIGRTVSLEKGAKLRNIDWEKVKAVFKEKGFEIE, from the coding sequence ATGACAAAAATCAAAGCAACAAATAATGTTTATGAAATTACGAAAGCCCACCCGGAAGTCATCGAAGTCATGGTCGGTCTAGGCTTTTCTCACATACTCCGTCCGGGTATAGTGCATACGATCGGTAGAACTGTCAGTCTGGAAAAGGGAGCGAAGCTCCGTAACATCGATTGGGAGAAAGTAAAAGCTGTTTTTAAAGAGAAGGGTTTTGAAATCGAATAG
- a CDS encoding AAA family ATPase, whose translation MSNGIVVFGLNGSGKSTLGRAVANALEYKFMDIEDYVFLESEIPYTKQRSREEYLRLMQNDIREHDKFVLSAVKGDFGDEISSAYRLGVFIDVPYDIRIERVEQRMISKFGDRVKFGGDMYESEVQFLDFVKTRNVLSVEMWSETLECPIIRVDGTKEILDNVKLIEKSYLDMLACKNRVEK comes from the coding sequence ATGTCGAATGGCATAGTTGTGTTTGGTCTAAATGGTAGTGGAAAATCGACACTGGGAAGAGCGGTAGCGAATGCTCTGGAATATAAATTTATGGATATCGAGGATTATGTCTTTTTAGAGTCTGAGATACCATATACCAAGCAACGTTCAAGAGAAGAGTATTTGAGGTTGATGCAAAATGATATTAGAGAGCATGACAAGTTCGTTTTGTCAGCTGTAAAAGGCGACTTTGGAGATGAGATATCCTCAGCTTATAGACTGGGTGTTTTCATAGATGTGCCATATGACATTAGAATTGAACGTGTGGAGCAAAGAATGATAAGTAAGTTCGGAGATAGGGTGAAATTCGGTGGGGATATGTATGAATCGGAAGTGCAATTCCTTGACTTTGTTAAGACACGCAATGTTCTAAGTGTTGAAATGTGGTCGGAGACTTTGGAATGCCCAATCATTCGTGTTGATGGCACAAAAGAGATACTAGATAATGTTAAGTTGATTGAAAAGAGTTACTTAGATATGTTAGCTTGCAAGAATAGAGTTGAAAAATGA
- a CDS encoding TetR/AcrR family transcriptional regulator — protein sequence MKLEGIEQDIKTRIIQALIDEYSKNGYSGASTNMIVKQAGISKGSLFNYIGNKEEQYIFIVDYVMQFFIETLSKSMIDIQLPGDYFDQLLLKSQIKLQLALEYPKEYKLLLDAYLEPAEEVKKYMASQYAIFSKTTMLKGSENFDAKLLKTPEDKEKLIEIVFHLISGYSDSYIKNCDTLTIEAIPGALEEMTRELDTYFKALKRAFFK from the coding sequence ATGAAATTAGAAGGCATTGAGCAAGATATTAAAACGAGAATAATTCAAGCTTTAATTGATGAGTATTCAAAAAATGGTTATTCCGGTGCTTCTACAAATATGATTGTTAAACAAGCAGGAATTTCAAAGGGATCCTTATTTAATTATATAGGAAATAAAGAAGAGCAGTATATATTTATCGTTGATTATGTAATGCAATTCTTTATTGAAACATTATCAAAATCTATGATAGATATTCAGTTGCCAGGTGATTACTTTGATCAACTATTACTAAAGAGTCAAATTAAATTGCAATTAGCTTTAGAATATCCCAAAGAGTATAAATTATTACTAGATGCATATTTAGAACCTGCTGAAGAAGTGAAGAAGTATATGGCAAGTCAATACGCCATATTTTCAAAAACAACAATGCTTAAAGGTAGTGAGAACTTCGATGCAAAGTTATTAAAAACACCTGAAGATAAGGAAAAACTGATAGAGATAGTATTTCACTTGATTTCAGGGTATTCAGATAGTTATATTAAGAATTGTGATACATTGACGATTGAAGCTATTCCGGGCGCGCTTGAAGAAATGACAAGAGAATTGGATACTTACTTTAAAGCATTGAAAAGGGCATTCTTTAAATGA
- a CDS encoding ABC transporter permease subunit, whose product MILLQRELKANLRGIIIWMIVCGGVMTMSLSMFPSFAKQGDYLAEVLASFPEEMLAAINASSIDFTNVLDYFGYIYQYVLLAVGIMSMMLGVSVLSKEEGEKTIEFLNAKPMTRSTIVTEKILFVLTQIVCVSAFLSFMGYVLTNGFNDGRIALEPFIYVFLGTILIGTIFASIGLVISVFVIKTKRYIPIALGMVFTMYFMSMMVAVSDKLSGLKYISPFSLFNIGDLINTLSIDYENLLIALTLIIGLVTTTYILYNRKDFYT is encoded by the coding sequence ATGATTTTATTACAGAGAGAATTAAAGGCGAATTTAAGAGGTATTATCATATGGATGATTGTGTGTGGTGGCGTTATGACTATGTCGCTGTCTATGTTTCCTTCCTTTGCTAAACAAGGTGATTATCTTGCAGAAGTGCTAGCTAGTTTTCCAGAGGAAATGTTAGCAGCAATAAATGCAAGTAGTATTGATTTTACTAACGTGCTAGATTATTTTGGCTACATTTATCAATATGTATTACTTGCAGTTGGGATTATGTCAATGATGTTGGGTGTTAGCGTATTATCAAAAGAAGAAGGTGAAAAGACGATTGAATTTTTGAATGCAAAACCAATGACAAGAAGTACTATCGTAACTGAAAAGATTCTTTTTGTATTAACGCAGATAGTGTGTGTCAGTGCTTTTTTATCTTTTATGGGTTATGTATTAACTAATGGATTTAATGATGGCAGAATTGCGTTAGAACCATTCATTTATGTGTTCTTAGGTACGATTCTAATAGGTACAATTTTTGCATCTATAGGATTGGTCATATCTGTATTCGTTATAAAAACAAAAAGATACATTCCCATTGCATTAGGAATGGTGTTTACAATGTATTTCATGTCTATGATGGTTGCTGTTAGCGATAAGTTAAGTGGATTAAAGTATATTAGTCCCTTTAGTTTATTCAATATAGGTGACTTAATTAATACATTAAGTATAGATTATGAAAATTTACTGATTGCTCTGACACTAATCATTGGATTGGTAACTACTACTTATATATTATATAATAGAAAGGATTTTTATACTTAG
- a CDS encoding ABC transporter ATP-binding protein translates to MTIVKLENLTKYYGKNKGIENVSFEIGEGEVFGFIGPNGAGKSTTIRTLLGFIKPTSGSATILGRDISLNLNDAKMNLGYLPSEVAYYDDMNALQLLRYSGKFYKKNFDARIHELAAYFELDLKRKIEDLSYGNRKKVGIIQSLLHSPRLLILDEPTGGLDPLIQSRFFDLLDKERKNGTTIFFSSHILSEVQRMCDRIGIIKEGELIKVEKLADMQKVRYKKIGIELDRLPEITIFDNISTKELSIKGNRVDFLYSGEMHDLLQGISKIGVKNLWVEDPNLEEIFMHYYQ, encoded by the coding sequence ATGACAATTGTAAAATTAGAAAATTTGACAAAGTATTATGGAAAAAATAAAGGAATCGAGAATGTTTCTTTTGAAATTGGAGAAGGTGAAGTTTTTGGATTTATTGGTCCAAATGGAGCAGGAAAGTCAACGACCATTAGAACACTCTTGGGTTTTATTAAACCGACAAGTGGGTCAGCAACCATCCTTGGAAGAGATATAAGTTTGAATTTAAATGATGCGAAAATGAATTTAGGATACTTACCTTCAGAAGTAGCTTACTATGATGACATGAATGCATTGCAATTACTTAGATATTCCGGAAAGTTTTATAAAAAGAATTTTGATGCTAGAATTCATGAATTAGCAGCCTACTTCGAGTTAGACCTAAAAAGAAAGATAGAAGACTTATCTTATGGAAATCGTAAGAAGGTAGGCATTATACAATCGTTGTTACACAGTCCAAGATTATTAATTCTGGATGAACCAACAGGAGGTCTTGATCCTCTTATTCAAAGCAGATTTTTTGATTTATTAGACAAGGAAAGAAAAAATGGCACAACAATTTTCTTTTCTTCACATATATTAAGTGAAGTTCAAAGGATGTGTGACCGAATTGGTATTATCAAAGAAGGCGAATTAATTAAAGTTGAAAAATTAGCAGATATGCAAAAAGTAAGATATAAAAAAATAGGGATAGAATTAGATCGATTACCTGAGATAACCATTTTTGACAACATTTCAACTAAAGAGTTATCCATTAAGGGCAACAGGGTTGATTTTTTGTACTCTGGTGAAATGCATGATTTATTACAAGGTATTTCAAAAATTGGTGTAAAAAACTTATGGGTTGAGGATCCTAATTTAGAAGAAATATTCATGCACTATTATCAGTAG